A genomic stretch from Telopea speciosissima isolate NSW1024214 ecotype Mountain lineage chromosome 7, Tspe_v1, whole genome shotgun sequence includes:
- the LOC122668683 gene encoding F-box protein CPR1-like: MAGNDLNEKIRKEEAMLTKNLPEDIILAILSRLPVKSLLRFRSVSKLWCALITDPDFVQMHLYRSLATNTNLILLVIREYLKIFYSDVCEQETAVELDCPFKSPVGFLILASCNGLLCLFDDDGVVSYFPKEEVYDTFLWNPSTRTHKKLPFTPVEFPINSDSAHVTAYGFGYDPTTDDYKVIRVLQFYPHDGLFNDSKYIVSEVKVYSLSTNSWRRIEDIPFLSIEHRLGVFTNSAFHWVVYRKTGVMGSNTAPNVIVSIDVKDDVYREVPLPDFVDDKFHMTIGVLGGQLSILCNFSKVCVELWVMKDYGVRDSWEKQFSIEQPLVLGYFDECIRPICYSRKGEVLLETGPGVEKCSGALVLYDPHKGRASNLTPRDSCHIVSIGSLISLDAKDGAEYEKKEETEVIW; encoded by the coding sequence ATGGCAGGGAATGACTTAAATGAGAagataagaaaagaagaggCAATGCTAACCAAGAATCTCCCCGAGGACATCATCTTGGCCATACTTTCTAGGCTTCCTGTGAAGTCTCTTTTAAGGTTTAGGAGCGTAAGCAAACTGTGGTGTGCTCTAATAACCGATCCTGATTTTGTCCAAATGCACCTCTACCGATCCCTTGCAACCAATACCAACCTCATCCTCCTCGTTATAAGGGAATACCTAAAAATCTTCTACTCGGACGTTTGCGAACAAGAAACTGCGGTAGAACTTGATTGTCCGTTCAAGTCTCCGGTAGGATTCCTTATATTGGCTTCTTGTAACGGCTTACTATGTTTGTTCGACGACGACGGCGTAGTCTCTTATTTCCCAAAAGAAGAAGTGTACGACACATTCCTTTGGAATCCATCTACAAGAACGCATAAGAAGCTGCCCTTTACGCCTGTAGAGTTTCCCATTAATTCCGACTCTGCCCATGTCACTGCTTATGGGTTCGGTTACGACCCTACCACCGACGATTACAAGGTGATAAGGGTTTTACAGTTCTATCCTCATGATGGCCTCTTTAATGACAGTAAGTACATTGTCTCGGAGGTGAAGGTCTACTCTCTCAGCACCAACTCATGGAGAAGAATCGAGGACATTCCCTTCCTTAGCATCGAACACAGACTTGGGGTTTTTACAAATTCTGCTTTTCATTGGGTTGTATATCGCAAGACGGGAGTCATGGGATCCAACACTGCCCCCAATGTGATTGTTTCCATTGATGTTAAAGATGATGTGTATCGAGAGGTGCCACTGCCCGATTTTGTGGACGATAAGTTTCACATGACCATCGGGGTTCTAGGAGGACAACTCAGCATTCTCTGTAACTTCTCCAAGGTCTGTGTTGAGTTGTGGGTGATGAAAGATTATGGCGTGAGGGACTCTTGGGAGAAACAGTTCTCGATCGAACAACCATTGGTATTAGGGTATTTTGATGAGTGCATCAGGCCTATATGCTATTCAAGGAAGGGTGAAGTTCTACTCGAGACAGGTCCAGGGGTGGAGAAGTGTTCAGGCGCGCTGGTGCTTTATGATCCCCATAAAGGAAGGGCTAGTAATCTTACGCCTCGTGACAGCTGTCATATAGTAAGCATTGGGAGTCTCATTTCACTTGATGCCAAAGATGGAGCTGAAtatgaaaaaaaggaagaaacagagGTAATTTGGTAG